A single Paracholeplasma manati DNA region contains:
- a CDS encoding FAD-dependent oxidoreductase: MYTLKTKQIPLNQAYDVIVVGGGPAGCTAAASAAREGAKTLLIEATSSLGGMGTSALVPAWTPFSDKEQIVYKGLAEKVFEETKRGMKHIKPDAVDWVAIDQERLKRVYDDLVINSGADIIFNTFVSDVEVENGNLTTLIASNKSGLTAYQAKVFVDTTGDADLATFAGAPFEKGDGTDDTHLQPATLCFIFSNVDMLGYQSVGRLHADNPKSIVHKILAEKKYPLIPDGHVIGTIVGPGTVGFNAGHISKMDNTKPETITKGLLLGRKMAEEFRLALREYAPEAYGNAHLVMTGPLLGIRETRRIVGDYKLTVDDYFERKTFEDEVCRNAYFIDVHDSIHAAEAKGKLQRYGKGESHGIPYRSLIPKTLNNVLVAGRSISCERMVQGSVRVMPVCLAMGEAAGMAAAHATKTGNDVRKIDVQHLRKRLLEEGVYIK, translated from the coding sequence ATGTATACATTAAAAACAAAACAAATCCCATTGAATCAAGCGTATGACGTCATTGTGGTCGGTGGTGGTCCAGCGGGATGTACCGCAGCCGCATCAGCCGCGAGAGAAGGGGCTAAAACACTATTGATTGAAGCCACTTCCAGTCTAGGTGGTATGGGCACCTCTGCTCTAGTACCTGCTTGGACCCCGTTTTCGGATAAAGAACAAATCGTTTATAAAGGCTTAGCAGAAAAAGTCTTTGAAGAAACCAAACGAGGCATGAAACACATCAAACCAGACGCCGTTGACTGGGTAGCGATTGACCAAGAACGCTTAAAACGCGTGTATGACGATTTGGTCATCAACAGTGGCGCTGACATCATCTTCAATACATTTGTATCCGATGTTGAAGTTGAAAACGGGAATTTAACCACGTTGATTGCTTCCAATAAATCGGGACTCACCGCGTATCAAGCCAAAGTATTTGTCGATACGACAGGCGATGCCGATTTAGCCACATTCGCAGGGGCACCGTTTGAAAAAGGTGACGGTACAGATGACACACACCTTCAACCAGCCACCCTTTGTTTCATTTTCAGCAATGTCGATATGTTGGGGTATCAAAGCGTTGGTAGATTGCACGCCGATAACCCTAAATCCATTGTCCACAAAATTTTAGCAGAGAAAAAGTACCCACTGATTCCTGACGGTCACGTGATTGGCACCATTGTGGGTCCTGGTACCGTGGGATTCAATGCAGGCCATATTTCTAAAATGGACAACACCAAACCAGAAACCATCACTAAAGGCTTATTGTTAGGCCGTAAGATGGCTGAAGAATTCAGATTAGCACTTAGAGAATATGCGCCTGAAGCCTATGGCAATGCACATTTGGTGATGACAGGGCCTCTATTAGGCATCCGTGAAACCAGACGTATCGTTGGAGATTACAAACTAACGGTCGATGACTATTTTGAACGTAAAACGTTTGAAGATGAAGTGTGTCGAAATGCGTACTTCATCGATGTTCATGATTCGATCCACGCAGCAGAAGCCAAAGGCAAACTACAACGCTATGGTAAAGGCGAATCTCACGGGATTCCATACCGTTCGTTGATTCCGAAAACGTTGAATAACGTCTTGGTAGCCGGTAGAAGCATTTCTTGTGAAAGAATGGTTCAAGGATCGGTACGTGTCATGCCTGTCTGTTTAGCGATGGGCGAAGCGGCTGGTATGGCTGCGGCTCATGCCACCAAAACTGGCAACGATGTTCGTAAAATCGATGTACAACACTTAAGAAAAAGACTACTTGAAGAAGGCGTCTATATCAAATAA
- a CDS encoding extracellular solute-binding protein has product MKTIKKITIVSILLVGFFIARALLVKDEVQPLEQYDGFTTNQWTENKYSTYRQTYDLSSPSPTIEITPAEFDLTGANLLNSANARGYGSPVIELNRMNTIRIEITVNSAALYQIYVDYMYIGTELFSPKFGLTIDGEYPFYEARQLTLPIVWQPDVEMSHNGFQAEYLFQKDRYNNDVQPRSENAEIWLHDGFYDASFYTASPLEFYLSSGTHIIVIESRNDGVLLGNMTLLNKSTLSTYDEYIEAYSNVEKYQALIQLEAEFLKEKSDPSIKLFADKKKASTPTALKTSHLNAIDAYTWDEAGRSVSWDVTVPKAGLYQISFKYIQYRLVNISSFRTIKINGEIPFEEMTAFGFPYAQDWKNVTLGNEQPYWFYFNEGVNNLSLTATIEPYKPILETIETVMKEITQLSIEIQQLTGGNTDAYRDWDLVSFIPDISSDLNLWADELESAYRYGHSINHRSKASAELLNLKLAYRQLRTLAQKPNQIPNQMTLLSEGSKSVAQYLGDILLRLSEQPLGLEKIYLSGDQRLPRPRANFFENTIHATQLFFLSFNQDYVVSSDPEKTIDVWVNRPRANIDLMQKMIDELYTRESGIHVNLSLMPNPTKLILSNAANIEPDVAMGVSSETPYNFAIRNAAQDLRIFEGYEALVSHFAKGSMIPYVYEDGVYGLPETQDFYVTYYRTDIFSIIESDIPDTWQEVTALMPQLRRMGMNYYVPLSSSNAYKSMQITAPFYYQNQANLYQANGIYTDIDSTAGIEAMRLMTELFTIHDLPIATANFYNNFRYGLLPIGISNSSTYLQLMIAAPEIKGNWNIALYPGVVDPVTNEVLRYSSAPTSATMIFKSSDKKEMAFDFLSWWHSTEIQTQFSNDIQKMFGKEYMWFSSNLDALASLPIDINHKSVILEQLNWAVSAPNVPGGYYLEREISNAWNKIVISDQNLRSTVDEAIKNANRELERKMAEFGYVQNGVIVKTYPIPTLSTIDAWLKERDSDG; this is encoded by the coding sequence TTGAAAACCATCAAAAAAATTACCATCGTTTCCATCTTATTGGTAGGATTTTTCATCGCGCGTGCACTGCTTGTCAAAGATGAAGTACAACCATTAGAACAATACGACGGGTTTACAACCAATCAATGGACTGAGAACAAATACAGTACCTATCGTCAAACATACGACCTTAGCAGTCCATCCCCTACCATTGAAATTACCCCCGCTGAATTTGATTTAACTGGCGCGAATCTCTTAAACAGCGCCAATGCCAGAGGGTATGGTTCACCTGTGATTGAATTGAACCGCATGAATACCATCCGTATTGAAATCACCGTAAACTCAGCCGCACTCTATCAAATCTATGTCGATTATATGTATATCGGTACAGAGTTATTCAGCCCTAAATTTGGACTGACAATCGATGGAGAATACCCATTTTATGAAGCACGTCAATTGACATTGCCGATTGTTTGGCAACCCGATGTGGAGATGAGTCATAACGGTTTCCAAGCCGAATATCTATTCCAAAAAGACCGATACAATAATGACGTTCAACCGCGTTCTGAAAACGCTGAAATATGGCTTCATGATGGGTTTTACGACGCGTCATTTTACACTGCATCACCACTCGAATTCTATTTAAGCTCAGGGACTCACATTATTGTGATTGAGTCAAGAAATGATGGCGTTCTATTGGGTAATATGACCCTATTAAACAAATCAACCTTAAGTACCTATGATGAGTATATTGAAGCCTATTCAAACGTAGAAAAATACCAGGCACTGATTCAATTAGAAGCTGAATTTTTAAAGGAAAAGTCTGATCCCTCCATCAAACTGTTCGCGGACAAAAAGAAAGCTTCTACACCAACCGCTTTAAAGACATCCCACTTGAACGCCATCGATGCGTACACGTGGGATGAAGCGGGCAGAAGTGTCTCCTGGGACGTCACTGTACCAAAAGCAGGGTTGTATCAAATCAGTTTTAAATACATTCAATACCGTTTGGTCAATATATCCAGTTTTAGAACCATCAAGATCAATGGAGAAATCCCTTTTGAAGAGATGACTGCGTTTGGATTCCCTTATGCACAAGATTGGAAAAATGTGACGTTAGGCAATGAACAACCCTATTGGTTTTACTTCAATGAAGGCGTCAATAACTTATCATTGACAGCCACCATTGAACCCTATAAACCCATCTTAGAAACGATTGAGACGGTCATGAAAGAAATCACTCAACTGTCGATTGAAATACAACAGCTCACCGGTGGGAACACCGATGCCTATCGCGATTGGGATTTGGTTTCATTCATTCCTGATATATCATCAGATTTAAACCTTTGGGCCGATGAATTGGAATCTGCCTATCGTTATGGCCATTCAATCAATCATCGAAGCAAAGCATCTGCAGAATTACTCAACTTAAAGTTGGCTTATCGTCAACTCAGAACATTGGCACAAAAGCCGAATCAAATTCCCAATCAAATGACTTTGTTGTCTGAAGGGTCGAAATCGGTCGCACAGTACTTAGGCGACATCTTACTGAGATTATCTGAACAACCTTTGGGGTTGGAAAAGATATACCTATCTGGAGATCAACGTCTCCCAAGACCTAGAGCCAATTTTTTCGAGAATACCATCCACGCAACACAACTGTTCTTTTTATCGTTTAATCAAGATTATGTCGTGTCATCTGACCCAGAAAAAACCATTGATGTGTGGGTCAATCGCCCACGTGCCAACATCGACTTGATGCAAAAAATGATCGACGAACTCTATACCAGAGAATCTGGCATACACGTGAATTTATCCTTGATGCCAAACCCAACCAAACTCATACTATCCAACGCAGCGAACATCGAACCCGATGTCGCGATGGGGGTATCGAGTGAAACGCCTTATAATTTCGCCATTCGTAACGCTGCCCAAGATCTGCGCATCTTTGAAGGGTATGAAGCATTGGTCAGTCATTTTGCGAAAGGGTCGATGATACCTTATGTCTATGAAGATGGGGTGTATGGTTTACCAGAAACCCAAGATTTCTACGTCACGTATTATCGAACCGATATATTCTCCATCATCGAAAGTGATATTCCAGATACGTGGCAAGAAGTGACGGCGTTGATGCCACAGCTTAGACGCATGGGCATGAACTATTATGTCCCACTATCTTCTTCTAATGCCTATAAATCGATGCAGATTACCGCGCCATTCTATTATCAGAATCAAGCGAATCTGTACCAAGCAAATGGCATTTACACCGACATCGATAGCACAGCTGGTATAGAAGCGATGCGCTTAATGACTGAACTGTTTACGATTCATGATTTACCAATCGCCACAGCCAATTTTTATAATAACTTTAGATATGGTTTATTGCCGATTGGCATATCGAATTCATCCACATACTTACAACTCATGATTGCGGCCCCTGAAATCAAAGGTAACTGGAACATCGCGCTGTATCCAGGCGTGGTAGACCCTGTGACCAATGAGGTTTTACGCTATTCTAGCGCACCCACCTCAGCGACCATGATCTTCAAGAGTTCTGATAAAAAAGAGATGGCATTTGACTTTTTAAGTTGGTGGCACTCGACTGAAATTCAAACCCAATTCTCCAACGACATTCAAAAAATGTTTGGTAAAGAATACATGTGGTTTTCATCCAATCTAGACGCACTGGCATCCTTGCCGATTGACATCAATCATAAATCAGTGATTCTTGAACAACTCAATTGGGCCGTATCGGCACCCAATGTGCCGGGGGGTTACTATCTCGAAAGAGAGATTAGTAATGCTTGGAACAAGATTGTCATTAGTGATCAAAACTTACGCAGTACCGTCGATGAAGCGATTAAAAATGCCAATCGTGAACTTGAAAGGAAGATGGCCGAATTCGGTTATGTTCAAAATGGGGTTATCGTTAAAACGTATCCAATCCCAACCCTATCCACCATTGACGCATGGTTAAAGGAACGTGATTCCGATGGATAA
- a CDS encoding carbohydrate ABC transporter permease: protein MDKPRYSLGYKIAHSDKLSALVFVGPYYVLFSIFIIIAVLAAVLLSFTYFNTIEFPTMSGLKNYVDIVTTDNTFMQVILPNTIKFALIVGPGGYLLSFILAWSLAQLPHKLRTVLAIIFYSPSMTMGVAMVVVWSAVFSGDQAGYLNHFMLQMNLIAEPVQWLQSPQHLMNIMIIVSLWGSMGVGFLAMLSGILNVDKEIFEAAYMDGISNKFQEIFFITIPLMKPQMLFGAVMMIVSTFQAGAIGVQLSGSNPTPQNAGQLILNHIEDFGFIRFEMGYAAALSVILLILVALISKVAKTYLTEKE from the coding sequence ATGGATAAACCAAGATACAGTCTAGGCTATAAAATAGCGCATTCGGATAAACTTTCAGCGTTGGTCTTTGTCGGTCCGTATTATGTCTTATTTTCCATATTCATTATCATCGCCGTATTGGCTGCCGTTTTATTATCGTTCACATATTTTAATACGATTGAATTCCCAACCATGTCTGGGTTAAAAAATTATGTCGACATCGTGACTACCGACAATACCTTCATGCAGGTTATCTTGCCAAACACCATTAAGTTTGCACTCATTGTCGGCCCTGGTGGTTATCTATTATCCTTTATTCTCGCTTGGAGCTTAGCCCAACTACCACACAAATTAAGAACTGTCTTGGCCATCATATTTTATTCACCTTCGATGACCATGGGGGTAGCGATGGTCGTGGTCTGGAGTGCCGTATTTTCAGGGGATCAAGCCGGGTATTTGAACCACTTTATGCTTCAAATGAATTTAATCGCAGAACCTGTCCAGTGGTTACAATCACCTCAGCACTTGATGAACATCATGATCATCGTGTCGCTTTGGGGATCCATGGGGGTTGGTTTCCTAGCCATGTTATCCGGGATTTTAAACGTGGATAAAGAAATATTTGAAGCCGCCTATATGGATGGCATCAGCAACAAATTCCAAGAAATATTTTTCATCACCATTCCACTCATGAAGCCACAAATGCTGTTTGGGGCTGTCATGATGATTGTGTCGACTTTTCAAGCTGGCGCGATTGGGGTTCAATTATCGGGTTCAAACCCAACCCCACAAAATGCCGGTCAGTTGATATTGAATCACATCGAAGATTTTGGCTTTATACGCTTCGAAATGGGTTATGCAGCAGCACTGTCTGTGATTCTGCTCATCCTTGTAGCGCTCATCTCAAAGGTTGCGAAAACATATTTGACCGAAAAGGAGTAA
- a CDS encoding carbohydrate ABC transporter permease: protein MASFNQTKINPQSFHYSQIKFLIYLVPLAIVMMLPIIYIVSTAFKPMDELFAYPPRFFVINPTLNNFVNLFRQTSQSGIPFSRYIFNSIVVSSVGVTLTILITSMAAYGLSKLKFKIKKPLFVINQYALMFVSVAVTIPRFLIIVNIGLYDTFWAHILPLLAMPVGLFLVKQFVDQVPDALLEAAKIDGATEYQIFWHVVIPIIKPALATVAILAFQTFWNNEVTSQLYITNDSNKTISFFLSTITSGSGVAGAGMSAAASLIMFLPNIIFFILIQNKVMDTMAHSGIK from the coding sequence ATGGCTTCATTTAATCAAACAAAAATTAATCCACAAAGCTTCCACTACAGTCAAATTAAATTTTTGATTTATTTGGTGCCGCTCGCCATCGTGATGATGTTGCCAATCATTTACATCGTCTCTACGGCATTCAAACCCATGGATGAGTTGTTTGCTTATCCGCCACGATTTTTCGTCATCAACCCAACACTGAATAATTTTGTCAATTTATTCAGACAAACATCCCAATCGGGTATTCCGTTTTCAAGATACATTTTTAATAGCATTGTAGTGTCATCGGTTGGGGTAACGCTCACCATTCTCATCACATCGATGGCGGCGTATGGGTTATCTAAATTGAAGTTTAAAATCAAGAAACCATTATTCGTAATCAATCAATATGCCTTAATGTTCGTATCGGTTGCAGTAACAATCCCGCGTTTCCTCATCATTGTCAATATCGGGTTATACGATACGTTTTGGGCACATATATTACCACTATTAGCGATGCCTGTTGGATTGTTCTTAGTCAAACAATTTGTTGACCAAGTCCCCGATGCGCTTTTAGAAGCTGCTAAAATCGATGGGGCGACTGAATACCAAATCTTTTGGCATGTGGTCATCCCCATCATCAAACCAGCCCTAGCGACTGTGGCGATTTTAGCATTCCAAACCTTTTGGAATAACGAAGTCACCTCACAGCTGTATATTACCAACGATTCCAATAAAACCATTTCGTTCTTTTTAAGCACCATCACCAGTGGTTCTGGTGTCGCCGGCGCAGGCATGAGCGCTGCCGCCTCCTTAATCATGTTCTTGCCAAACATCATATTCTTCATTTTGATTCAAAATAAAGTGATGGATACGATGGCACACTCAGGTATCAAGTAA
- a CDS encoding golvesin C-terminal-like domain-containing protein, producing MINKITLWIMLITFTTVLWGCQNNPTKPIPEPTPLEDSPEPSLDTRMASVYEDERIIIDNTNQELMFKQASTYKYNAGSTAIGANFISSEKGTAFEATFTPNIETAGYYKIYINFPEFEQAYDQVPLVVTYEGGANVDDTKAVNQTINAGYWVMVGTYYLTTGKNNKVQILPVENQYVLVDAMMFELSSENDVLQTETKPVLIEPYEPSSVTNILKTHDQKLRLSVNGEEFFVKGVNGIDELELIAEAGGNSVRTYSTDALQDGALLDRAHELGIKVVIGLWMNHESGSFTYANNPDKVEQQYQKLILEVEKYKKHPAVLGWAVGNEVDISTSLNMRAIYDAMNQIAKYIHESDPYHPTMAVLAGSSPLKIGSIRRFAPHIDMIGINTYSAIGNVANNILGWKGPYLITEYALNQPMETKLKTSWGAIIEPKSIDKADLYYERYQQYIYGKRDEGVVGSYVFKDTGSFRVTHTWYGIILNGKRTAAFEGVKAGFFETERIPTLQIDEVKINNQTSLQNVILESGTANIQVTTLNESGNIKYTYEVRKDVGLSVNTDPSPQPSFTFVEDNAKNNVTMTIPEFPGNYRLFVYVENDTHISSYSFPFQVSGDPFILEEQPGVQIVSIKSEIGYVETGTFSSSTNRFYDGFLTRFTRVLGNYATFTPDLEPGKYEVFYYNLSEGLGQTDDNQIEINIYYANGAKETIILGVTTTSEGWVSLGEYSFNADGLEYVTVVKMIDGTKVVRTTAIAFLPKN from the coding sequence ATGATTAATAAAATAACCCTGTGGATTATGCTCATCACTTTTACAACAGTCCTGTGGGGATGCCAAAACAATCCAACCAAACCCATCCCAGAACCGACACCGCTCGAAGATTCTCCAGAACCATCCTTAGACACCAGAATGGCATCTGTCTATGAAGATGAACGTATCATCATTGATAATACCAATCAAGAATTGATGTTTAAACAAGCCAGTACTTATAAATACAACGCTGGCAGTACAGCGATTGGTGCGAATTTCATTTCATCTGAAAAAGGGACGGCATTTGAAGCCACCTTCACACCGAATATTGAAACAGCTGGGTATTATAAAATCTACATCAACTTCCCTGAATTTGAACAAGCCTATGATCAAGTCCCACTGGTGGTGACTTATGAGGGTGGTGCGAATGTCGATGATACCAAGGCTGTCAATCAAACCATCAATGCAGGCTATTGGGTCATGGTGGGTACATATTACCTAACTACGGGTAAAAATAACAAAGTCCAAATACTACCGGTAGAAAATCAATACGTTTTGGTGGATGCGATGATGTTCGAACTGTCCAGTGAGAATGACGTCCTACAAACCGAAACCAAACCAGTGTTGATTGAACCTTATGAACCCTCATCGGTTACCAACATTTTGAAAACCCATGATCAAAAACTGAGACTATCGGTCAATGGCGAAGAATTCTTCGTCAAAGGTGTCAATGGCATCGATGAACTAGAACTCATCGCTGAAGCCGGTGGAAACTCAGTTAGAACCTATTCCACCGATGCTTTACAGGATGGTGCATTGCTCGATCGTGCCCATGAACTAGGCATCAAAGTCGTCATTGGATTATGGATGAATCATGAATCGGGTAGTTTCACCTACGCGAACAACCCAGATAAAGTGGAACAACAATATCAAAAATTGATTTTAGAAGTAGAAAAATACAAAAAACACCCAGCAGTCTTAGGATGGGCAGTTGGGAATGAAGTCGACATTTCGACTTCACTCAACATGAGAGCCATCTATGACGCGATGAATCAAATAGCGAAATACATCCATGAATCGGATCCTTATCACCCAACGATGGCAGTTTTAGCCGGGTCATCCCCGCTTAAAATTGGTTCGATTAGACGATTCGCACCACATATCGATATGATTGGGATTAATACCTATAGTGCCATCGGCAATGTCGCCAACAATATTTTAGGTTGGAAAGGCCCTTACCTCATTACCGAATATGCGTTGAATCAACCGATGGAAACCAAACTAAAAACATCTTGGGGCGCCATCATTGAACCCAAATCCATCGATAAAGCAGACCTGTATTATGAACGTTATCAACAATACATTTATGGTAAACGCGATGAAGGTGTCGTCGGATCCTATGTATTTAAAGATACCGGCAGTTTTAGAGTCACACACACCTGGTACGGCATCATTCTAAATGGTAAACGCACCGCTGCATTTGAAGGGGTTAAAGCCGGTTTCTTTGAAACAGAGCGTATCCCTACCCTACAAATTGATGAAGTGAAGATCAACAATCAAACCAGTCTTCAAAACGTCATCTTAGAAAGCGGTACAGCTAATATTCAAGTCACTACCTTAAATGAATCTGGCAACATCAAGTATACTTACGAAGTCAGAAAGGATGTAGGGCTCAGTGTCAATACAGACCCTAGCCCACAACCAAGTTTCACCTTCGTAGAAGATAATGCAAAAAACAATGTGACCATGACCATTCCGGAATTTCCAGGGAATTATCGATTGTTTGTGTACGTTGAAAACGACACACACATCTCATCATATTCCTTCCCATTCCAAGTATCTGGGGACCCATTCATTTTAGAAGAACAACCCGGGGTTCAAATCGTATCCATCAAGAGTGAGATTGGCTATGTCGAAACCGGTACCTTCTCAAGCAGTACTAACCGTTTTTATGATGGATTCCTTACCCGATTCACCAGGGTCTTAGGCAATTACGCCACCTTTACACCGGACCTCGAACCAGGCAAGTATGAAGTATTTTATTACAACCTATCGGAAGGCTTAGGTCAGACCGATGATAACCAAATTGAAATCAATATCTATTACGCCAACGGGGCTAAAGAAACCATTATCTTGGGTGTGACCACCACATCTGAAGGTTGGGTTAGCCTAGGCGAATACAGCTTCAATGCCGATGGTTTAGAATACGTGACCGTTGTGAAAATGATCGATGGAACCAAAGTAGTGAGAACAACCGCGATCGCATTTTTACCCAAAAATTAA
- a CDS encoding FAD-dependent oxidoreductase, translated as MEKNFSRRLTLNTNFDVIVVGGGPAGITAALASSREGAKTLLVEATSALGGMSTTGLVTSWCPFSDREKMIYRGLAEKIFHLSNQGLPHLKKDVLDWVAINPEHLKVVYDDLMIQYGVSVLFNTQLAAVDTHEDVVESIILSNKAGLTAYQAKTYIDTTGDADLVAFAGGAFMKGDDWDGELQSATHCFILSNVDTYGFENGPWLNKANKNSPAYKIKDDEAFDLIEDAHICAKLLGPDTVGFNAGHIKGVDNTLPESNSKAYMTGRKIAAQLRDGLKKYYPSAFSNAFLASTATLMGIRESRRIVGDYVLTVEDYAERKSFEDEICRNSYFLDIHHPKEDEDPERKAYYDRMRLVKHYGKGESHGIPYRCLIPKDFKNVLVAGRSISVERIVQGSVRVMPVALVMGEAAGVAAGLAIHHNGEVRNVDVQKIRQRLIEEGAYLI; from the coding sequence ATGGAAAAAAACTTTAGTAGACGATTAACCCTCAACACCAATTTTGATGTGATTGTGGTTGGTGGCGGTCCTGCCGGTATTACTGCAGCACTCGCATCAAGCCGTGAAGGTGCTAAAACTTTATTGGTAGAAGCGACCTCAGCCCTCGGTGGGATGAGCACCACTGGTTTAGTCACCTCATGGTGTCCATTCTCGGACCGAGAAAAAATGATTTATCGTGGGTTGGCAGAAAAAATCTTCCACCTATCGAATCAAGGGTTACCACACCTTAAAAAAGATGTGTTGGATTGGGTTGCCATCAATCCAGAACATCTCAAGGTTGTTTATGATGATTTGATGATTCAATATGGGGTCTCCGTATTATTCAACACACAGTTGGCAGCTGTGGATACCCATGAAGATGTTGTTGAGTCAATCATTCTAAGCAATAAAGCGGGACTAACCGCCTATCAAGCAAAAACATACATTGATACCACGGGGGATGCTGACTTAGTCGCGTTCGCTGGGGGTGCGTTTATGAAAGGTGACGATTGGGACGGTGAATTACAATCGGCTACCCATTGTTTCATCTTAAGCAATGTCGATACATACGGCTTTGAAAATGGACCTTGGTTAAATAAAGCCAATAAGAATAGCCCCGCTTATAAAATCAAAGACGATGAAGCCTTTGATTTAATTGAAGATGCACACATCTGTGCGAAATTGTTGGGTCCGGATACTGTGGGATTTAATGCCGGACACATCAAAGGTGTCGATAATACCCTACCTGAAAGCAATTCAAAAGCGTATATGACAGGTCGAAAAATCGCAGCCCAATTACGCGATGGCTTAAAGAAGTACTACCCATCCGCGTTCTCAAATGCTTTCCTAGCTTCAACAGCCACACTGATGGGCATTCGAGAATCTCGTCGTATTGTTGGAGACTACGTACTGACGGTTGAAGATTACGCCGAAAGAAAAAGTTTTGAAGATGAGATTTGTCGAAACAGTTATTTCTTAGACATCCATCACCCCAAAGAAGATGAAGACCCAGAAAGAAAAGCCTATTACGATCGTATGAGACTCGTCAAACACTATGGTAAAGGCGAATCTCATGGGATTCCATACCGCTGTTTAATCCCTAAAGATTTTAAAAACGTATTGGTCGCTGGTCGTTCCATTTCAGTCGAACGCATAGTTCAAGGCTCAGTACGTGTCATGCCGGTGGCTTTAGTCATGGGCGAAGCGGCAGGGGTAGCTGCGGGACTAGCCATCCACCACAACGGTGAAGTTCGTAACGTCGATGTCCAAAAGATTAGACAACGACTCATCGAAGAAGGAGCGTATTTGATATGA